One Streptomyces sp. R28 DNA window includes the following coding sequences:
- a CDS encoding molybdopterin-dependent oxidoreductase translates to MSRTALRICPLCEATCGLTLTIEGTNVTGARGDRDDVFSKGFICPKGASFGAVDGDPDRLRTPLVRKDGELREATWEEAFDAVAAGIRPVVERYGPNAVGIVLGNPNVHTMAGALYPTVLLAGLRTRSLFTASTVDQMPKHVSSGLLYGDANAIPVPDLDHTDHLLLIGANPLESNGSLCTAPDFPGKLKALKARGGTLTVIDPRRTRTAKLADRHIAIRPGTDALLLAAMAYALFEEGLADPRELTPHLQGIDELRDAVRDFTPEAVADACDVDAGTIRTLARELAAAPTAAVYGRIGSCTVPHGTLASWLVDVLNILTGNLDSPGGALFPQAATDRTPRPAGPGHGFALGRWRSRVGRHPEAKGELPLSALAEEIDTATEEGEPIRALVAVAANPVLSAPDGDRLDKALGSLDFMVSVDPYLNETSRHAHVVLPPPPPSQSPHHDFAFNTLAVRNQVRYTRPAVPLEPGRMAETEILARLILAATGMHGADPSAVDDLVIGQTLGKAVKEAHSPVHGRDPHELAGLLDGVNGPERRLDMMLRLGPYGDGFGARPDGLTLQKLLDHPHGIDLGPLRSRLPQPLKTASGKVELLPGPIADDLPRLREALRDRPDGLVLVGRRHLRSNNSWMHNVPALTGGTNRCTLHIHPEDAERLGVRDGAAVRLKGAGGEVTAPAEVTDGVRPGVVSLPHGWGHDRPGTRLSHAAAAPGVNVNQLLDGSLLDPLSGNAVLNGVPVEVVPVAEKITALT, encoded by the coding sequence GTGTCCCGCACCGCACTGCGCATCTGCCCCCTGTGTGAGGCCACCTGCGGCCTCACACTCACCATCGAGGGGACGAACGTCACCGGCGCCCGCGGTGACCGCGACGACGTGTTCAGCAAGGGGTTCATCTGCCCCAAGGGCGCCTCCTTCGGGGCCGTCGACGGCGACCCCGACCGGCTGCGCACCCCGCTCGTGCGCAAGGACGGCGAGCTGCGCGAGGCCACCTGGGAGGAGGCCTTCGACGCGGTCGCCGCCGGTATCCGCCCCGTCGTCGAGCGGTACGGCCCGAACGCGGTCGGCATCGTGCTCGGCAACCCCAACGTGCACACCATGGCCGGCGCCCTCTACCCGACGGTGCTGCTCGCCGGCCTGCGCACCCGCAGCCTCTTCACCGCGTCCACGGTCGACCAGATGCCCAAACACGTCTCCAGCGGCCTGCTCTACGGCGACGCCAACGCGATCCCCGTGCCGGACCTGGACCACACCGACCATCTGCTCCTGATCGGCGCCAATCCCCTGGAGTCCAACGGCAGCCTGTGCACCGCCCCCGACTTCCCCGGCAAGCTGAAGGCGCTCAAGGCCCGCGGCGGCACCCTCACCGTCATCGACCCGCGCCGCACCCGCACCGCGAAACTCGCCGACCGGCACATCGCGATCCGGCCCGGCACGGACGCGCTGCTGCTCGCCGCGATGGCGTACGCGCTCTTCGAGGAAGGCCTCGCCGATCCGCGAGAGCTGACCCCACACCTCCAGGGGATCGACGAACTCCGGGACGCCGTACGGGACTTCACCCCCGAAGCCGTCGCCGACGCCTGTGACGTGGACGCCGGCACGATCCGCACCCTCGCCCGCGAACTCGCCGCCGCCCCCACCGCCGCCGTCTACGGCCGCATCGGCAGCTGCACCGTCCCGCACGGCACCCTGGCCAGCTGGCTGGTCGACGTGCTGAACATCCTCACCGGCAACCTCGACAGCCCCGGCGGCGCCCTCTTCCCACAGGCGGCCACCGACAGGACGCCGCGCCCCGCGGGGCCCGGCCACGGCTTCGCGCTCGGGCGCTGGCGCTCCCGGGTCGGGCGGCACCCCGAGGCGAAGGGGGAACTGCCGCTCTCCGCGCTCGCCGAGGAGATCGACACCGCCACCGAGGAGGGCGAGCCGATCCGGGCGCTCGTCGCCGTCGCCGCCAACCCCGTCCTGTCGGCCCCCGACGGCGACCGCCTCGACAAGGCCCTCGGCTCCCTCGACTTCATGGTCAGCGTCGACCCGTACCTGAACGAGACCTCGCGCCACGCCCACGTCGTGCTGCCACCGCCCCCGCCCTCGCAGAGCCCGCACCACGACTTCGCCTTCAACACCCTGGCTGTCCGCAACCAGGTCCGCTACACCCGCCCCGCCGTGCCGCTGGAGCCGGGCCGCATGGCCGAGACCGAGATTCTGGCCCGGCTGATCCTCGCCGCCACCGGCATGCACGGCGCCGATCCGTCCGCGGTCGACGACCTGGTCATCGGCCAGACCCTCGGCAAGGCCGTCAAGGAAGCCCACTCGCCCGTCCACGGGCGTGACCCCCACGAGCTCGCCGGCCTGCTCGACGGCGTCAACGGCCCCGAGCGGCGCCTCGACATGATGCTGCGCCTCGGCCCGTACGGCGACGGCTTCGGCGCCCGCCCCGACGGCCTGACCCTGCAGAAGCTGCTGGACCACCCGCACGGCATCGACCTCGGGCCGCTCCGGTCCCGGCTGCCGCAGCCGCTGAAGACCGCCAGCGGCAAGGTCGAGCTGCTGCCGGGGCCCATCGCCGACGATCTGCCCCGCCTCCGTGAGGCGCTGCGGGACCGGCCCGACGGGCTCGTCCTCGTGGGCCGCCGCCATCTGCGCTCCAACAACAGCTGGATGCACAACGTGCCCGCCCTCACCGGCGGCACCAACCGCTGCACCCTGCACATCCACCCCGAGGACGCCGAGCGGCTCGGCGTACGCGACGGGGCGGCCGTACGCCTCAAGGGTGCCGGGGGAGAGGTGACCGCCCCCGCCGAGGTCACCGACGGCGTGCGCCCCGGCGTGGTGAGCCTGCCGCACGGCTGGGGCCACGACCGTCCCGGTACCCGCCTCAGCCACGCCGCCGCCGCCCCCGGCGTCAACGTCAACCAGCTCCTCGACGGCAGCCTGCTCGACCCGCTGTCGGGCAACGCGGTGCTCAACGGGGTGCCGGTCGAAGTGGTCCCGGTGGCCGAAAAGATCACGGCTCTGACCTGA
- the hmgA gene encoding homogentisate 1,2-dioxygenase — MGGDARKTAEGLTYLSGFGNEHSSQAVPGALPEGRNSPQRAPLGLYAEQLSGSAFTEPRAHNRRSWLYRIRPSAAHPAFTRTDNGAIRTAPFTQSVPDPNRLRWNPLPEPAPGTDFLAGLWTVGGNGDATQRTGMAVHLYHANSSMDRVFSDADGELLIVPERGGLLLHTEFGLLHVEPGHVALVPRGVRFRVELLDASARGYVCENYGAPFHLPDLGPIGANGLANARDFMAPVAAYEDVEGPVEVVNKFCGNLWTATYDHSPLDVVAWHGNHVPYIYDLRRFNVIGTISYDHPDPSIFTVLTSPSDTPGLAGVDFVVFAPRWLVGEDTFRPPYFHRNVMSEYMGLIEGAYDAKAEGFVPGGGSLHNMMSAHGPDRETFDKASAAELKPHKVDDGLAFMFETRWPVTLTPHAARAEHLQQRYDDVWQGLERHFRSI, encoded by the coding sequence ATGGGCGGGGACGCGCGGAAGACCGCGGAAGGGCTGACCTACCTCTCCGGTTTCGGCAACGAGCACAGCTCGCAGGCAGTGCCCGGCGCCCTCCCGGAGGGCCGCAACTCACCCCAGCGCGCCCCGCTGGGCCTCTACGCCGAGCAGCTGAGCGGTTCGGCGTTCACCGAGCCGAGGGCCCACAACCGCCGCTCATGGCTGTACCGCATCCGCCCGTCGGCCGCCCACCCGGCGTTCACCCGCACCGACAACGGCGCGATCCGTACGGCCCCCTTCACGCAGTCCGTGCCGGACCCGAACCGTCTGCGCTGGAACCCCCTGCCCGAGCCCGCACCCGGGACCGACTTCCTGGCCGGCCTGTGGACCGTCGGCGGCAACGGCGACGCGACCCAGCGCACCGGGATGGCCGTGCACCTGTATCACGCCAACTCCTCGATGGACCGCGTCTTCAGCGACGCCGACGGCGAGTTGCTGATCGTGCCGGAGCGCGGCGGGCTGCTGCTGCACACGGAGTTCGGGCTGCTGCATGTGGAGCCGGGACATGTGGCGCTGGTTCCCCGTGGGGTGCGCTTCCGTGTGGAGCTGCTGGATGCCTCTGCGCGCGGTTATGTGTGCGAGAACTATGGCGCCCCCTTCCACCTCCCCGACCTCGGCCCGATCGGCGCCAACGGCCTCGCGAACGCCCGGGACTTCATGGCGCCGGTCGCCGCGTACGAGGACGTCGAGGGGCCGGTGGAGGTGGTGAACAAGTTCTGCGGCAACCTCTGGACGGCCACCTACGACCACTCACCGCTCGACGTGGTCGCCTGGCACGGCAACCATGTGCCGTACATCTATGACCTGCGCCGTTTCAATGTGATCGGCACCATCTCCTACGACCACCCCGACCCTTCGATCTTCACGGTGCTGACGTCCCCGTCCGACACCCCCGGCCTGGCCGGCGTCGACTTCGTGGTCTTCGCGCCGCGCTGGCTGGTGGGCGAGGACACCTTCCGCCCGCCGTACTTCCACCGGAACGTGATGAGCGAGTACATGGGCCTCATCGAGGGCGCCTACGACGCGAAGGCAGAAGGCTTCGTGCCCGGCGGCGGCTCGCTGCACAACATGATGTCGGCGCACGGCCCGGACCGGGAGACGTTCGACAAGGCGAGCGCCGCCGAGCTGAAGCCGCACAAGGTCGACGACGGCCTCGCGTTCATGTTCGAGACCCGGTGGCCGGTGACGCTCACCCCGCACGCGGCCCGCGCCGAGCACCTGCAACAGCGCTACGACGACGTCTGGCAGGGCCTGGAGCGGCACTTCCGCTCGATTTGA
- a CDS encoding TetR family transcriptional regulator, whose protein sequence is MRTVPHPETLRRAPVQRRSAERLTRILDACADLLDEVGYDDLSTRAVAQRAGVPIGSVYRFFGNKRQMADALAQRNLERYTARVTERLKETGGGGWRAAMDAVLDEYLAMKRTAPGFSLVDFGNQIPVGTRNEPNHRVADRLTDLLSGYLDREPDEDLRRIFLVAVETADTLVHLAFRVAPEGDERIIGEARELLRAYLARVLD, encoded by the coding sequence ATGAGGACCGTGCCCCACCCAGAAACGCTTCGCCGGGCGCCCGTGCAGCGGCGCAGCGCCGAACGGCTCACCAGGATCCTCGACGCCTGCGCCGACCTCCTCGACGAGGTCGGCTACGACGACCTGAGCACGCGGGCCGTCGCCCAGCGCGCGGGCGTTCCCATCGGCTCGGTCTACCGGTTCTTCGGCAACAAACGCCAGATGGCCGACGCCCTCGCCCAGCGCAACCTCGAGCGCTACACCGCCCGCGTCACCGAGCGCCTCAAGGAGACCGGCGGCGGAGGCTGGCGGGCGGCCATGGACGCCGTGCTCGACGAGTACCTCGCCATGAAGCGCACCGCGCCCGGTTTCTCCCTCGTCGACTTCGGCAACCAGATCCCGGTCGGCACCCGCAACGAACCCAACCACCGCGTCGCCGACCGCCTCACCGACCTGCTCTCCGGCTACCTCGACCGCGAACCGGACGAAGACCTGCGCCGCATCTTCCTCGTCGCCGTCGAGACCGCCGACACCCTGGTCCACCTCGCCTTCCGGGTGGCACCCGAGGGCGACGAGCGGATCATCGGCGAGGCGCGGGAGCTGCTGCGGGCGTATCTGGCGCGGGTGCTGGACTGA
- a CDS encoding NB-ARC domain-containing protein, with product MSDAYAGWRTGFSRDFRLFARLLGEDPTLSVPYGIVSGALLWGARERPDLLEQVCGRGPLTTAAAALRDVAPLLLAASLSRSARTDEALRHQLDLLLEHFREDCLRLGLLGGIDVSGHVEGVNVIIGGAQYVAGDLILTQNRPPAWTRPAAPNPPPHFVGRERELARIREVLRAGGSVAVTGLQGMGGIGKTALALKAATEPEFGAVLWASLGPAPSAVTHLLAWARHADPDFDADDGPPEVLVDRVRSALTRLVAEHCPGPVLVVLDDVWEGESTQVARLLQRAAPAGAAHLITTRSQLVVAQLRSTRLEVRPLEPADAVRMLRNLLAGEPDLAEHHLRDLAEVVGFHPLALELAAGQVQLQERPATEIVDLIAELRGGIPAGSPFRRIRLELGESREDSLETVLSLSYARLRPEDQARFRALGVFAYGVDFDRALCRAVWDDDDPRPGLDRLRHRALLTVAPQEGWYQQHQLLRAYARALLVSSSEPEGVRERYTRFVLGVADGFTALPPHGWGDLDPYIPHVEEVGGFDLPDQDALDLALRTRVLLRTRRELAHPEWLERGLEVSRSRLDLGHTALLLAELGQERAFRSDAISATRLLREALEIAEQTGDTSGMARIQEELGALLMHSDPDSACRYTDLAIELYEDLGDPSGLARAVLLMADWQAFGHRPFAERERAAALLDQAEEALQRAGRPTTEVVLRRGRLHDTLGEREKAIALLGEAVTQFRDQARRDREGMALLLLASALANADRMSEARERLPEAISLLTATGPAAAVATAWRNLGEAHLYAGDHRAALDCFAEALPLVPGVSMRFLNEDATADGVAPARFGAQVEDVAKLAHVEQFRQRSDLQKESGPLQELPDDVLHHLITGTLAPPAGWSQALDAFADRLAAHGARFAEAVEFVRALAGTGPRPRTGRFVEFLPVIDHRRSFDKLLYPPEKAALFATNTLAVVLSAPDRHDEWATALRQARRDARLWGDVAEERYLDALLGVLAGRCASLPESNPYAPCLVGVLNKLSDHIRLPAEDLVERAVAARVAVPEAGAPLLDELGEVRLEAVRHGADDETAFADELIALVGGEPPAAPYSGPYRELLDAAAAAVADGRQIMVPLPATMADALVVLTVTAMTRSPKARDRAIRGLTDMARDARRGGRFDEADLHHALAALLDGRPVDTEIYYGRVVEMARDLARTQEPTPPADDLLPEAEVRRLVEATVGALTSAPETRAPLGAELSAYRRALGERGPGWETEAALADALIAELTPSGPTAQAALPQGHPYAAAVARVRSDRAAYARIRAAGGILTPGELRDLVEETGRQVKEVVDFTAETMSAAMENGPEAMADGMSALNLRVLEQARWQDHLRRLRREYRREARHLEVELCAALISIVDQQPFRIDDAGPYAGPVREMTERIGFRLSMPLDTELAALSLDEESHTRAFRDTLSGRGRFVSALPSLIGSVVAAATFLSTDAPRMERVLERTAADLRARDQLPLEDEADLLNALLTLVRGGSPQLPPGHTYGHVLARTV from the coding sequence GTGAGCGACGCCTACGCCGGGTGGCGGACCGGTTTCTCCCGCGACTTCCGGCTCTTCGCTCGCCTCCTCGGCGAGGACCCCACCCTGAGCGTTCCCTACGGAATCGTCTCCGGGGCCCTGCTCTGGGGGGCACGCGAGCGGCCGGACCTGCTGGAACAGGTCTGCGGCCGGGGCCCGCTGACCACAGCGGCCGCCGCGCTGCGGGACGTCGCCCCACTCCTTCTGGCGGCGTCGCTGAGCCGGTCCGCGCGGACCGATGAGGCGCTCCGGCACCAACTCGACCTGCTGCTGGAGCACTTCCGGGAAGACTGCCTGCGGCTCGGACTGCTCGGCGGCATCGACGTCAGCGGGCATGTCGAGGGTGTGAACGTCATCATCGGCGGTGCCCAGTACGTCGCCGGTGATCTGATCCTCACCCAGAACCGGCCGCCGGCCTGGACGCGTCCGGCAGCGCCCAACCCGCCGCCGCACTTCGTCGGCCGGGAACGCGAACTCGCCCGGATCCGGGAAGTCCTGCGCGCAGGGGGCAGCGTCGCGGTCACCGGCCTGCAGGGCATGGGTGGGATCGGCAAGACCGCGCTGGCGTTGAAGGCCGCCACGGAGCCCGAGTTCGGCGCGGTGCTGTGGGCCTCGCTCGGCCCGGCCCCCTCGGCGGTCACCCACCTGTTGGCCTGGGCCCGGCACGCCGATCCCGACTTCGACGCCGACGACGGACCGCCGGAAGTTCTCGTCGACCGGGTCCGCTCCGCACTGACCCGACTGGTCGCCGAGCACTGCCCGGGGCCGGTCCTGGTCGTCCTCGACGACGTCTGGGAAGGCGAGTCGACCCAGGTCGCCCGCCTGCTGCAGCGCGCCGCCCCCGCGGGCGCCGCCCACCTGATCACCACGCGCTCGCAGTTGGTCGTCGCCCAACTGCGCAGCACCCGGCTGGAGGTGCGGCCGCTGGAGCCGGCCGATGCGGTGCGGATGCTGCGCAACCTGCTGGCCGGCGAACCGGATCTCGCGGAGCACCATCTGAGGGACTTGGCGGAAGTCGTCGGGTTTCATCCCCTCGCCCTCGAACTGGCCGCCGGACAGGTGCAGTTGCAGGAGCGGCCCGCGACGGAGATCGTCGACCTGATCGCCGAACTGCGCGGAGGTATCCCCGCGGGGAGCCCTTTTCGCCGGATCAGGCTGGAACTGGGGGAGAGCCGTGAGGACAGCCTGGAAACCGTGCTGTCCCTCAGCTACGCCCGCCTGCGTCCGGAGGACCAGGCCCGCTTCCGGGCCCTTGGAGTGTTCGCCTACGGCGTTGATTTCGACCGTGCGCTGTGCCGCGCCGTCTGGGACGACGACGACCCGAGGCCGGGGCTGGACCGGCTCAGACACCGTGCCCTGCTGACCGTCGCCCCGCAGGAGGGGTGGTACCAGCAGCACCAGCTGCTCAGGGCGTACGCCCGGGCACTGCTGGTGTCCTCCTCGGAACCGGAAGGCGTGCGTGAGCGCTATACGCGGTTCGTCCTGGGAGTCGCCGACGGATTCACCGCTCTGCCGCCGCACGGCTGGGGCGATCTCGACCCGTACATCCCCCATGTCGAGGAGGTCGGCGGCTTCGACCTCCCCGACCAGGACGCCCTCGACCTCGCGTTGCGCACCCGCGTGCTGCTGCGCACCCGGCGGGAACTGGCGCACCCCGAATGGCTGGAGCGCGGGCTGGAGGTGAGCCGTTCCCGGCTCGACCTCGGGCACACCGCGCTGCTCCTCGCCGAACTGGGCCAGGAACGTGCCTTCCGCTCAGACGCGATCAGTGCCACGCGCCTTTTGCGCGAGGCTCTCGAAATCGCCGAGCAGACCGGTGACACCTCGGGGATGGCGCGTATCCAGGAGGAGCTGGGCGCGCTGCTCATGCACTCCGACCCCGACTCCGCATGCCGGTACACGGACCTGGCCATCGAACTGTACGAGGACCTCGGCGACCCCTCGGGACTCGCTCGGGCCGTGCTGCTGATGGCCGACTGGCAGGCCTTCGGCCACCGGCCGTTCGCGGAGCGGGAGCGGGCCGCCGCCCTGCTGGACCAGGCGGAGGAGGCGTTGCAGCGGGCGGGCCGGCCGACCACCGAGGTGGTGCTGCGCAGGGGCCGCCTCCACGACACGCTCGGCGAGCGCGAGAAGGCGATCGCCCTGCTCGGCGAGGCCGTCACTCAGTTTCGCGATCAGGCCCGGCGTGACCGGGAGGGCATGGCGCTGCTGTTGCTCGCGTCCGCGCTCGCCAACGCGGACCGGATGTCCGAGGCGCGCGAACGGCTGCCGGAGGCGATCTCCCTGCTCACCGCCACCGGCCCGGCCGCCGCGGTGGCCACCGCCTGGCGCAACCTGGGGGAGGCCCACCTGTACGCGGGCGATCACCGCGCCGCGCTGGACTGCTTCGCCGAGGCTCTCCCGCTGGTCCCGGGGGTGTCCATGCGCTTCCTCAACGAGGACGCCACCGCCGACGGCGTCGCCCCCGCCCGGTTCGGGGCGCAGGTCGAGGACGTCGCCAAGCTCGCCCACGTCGAACAGTTCCGTCAGCGCTCGGACCTGCAGAAGGAGTCGGGACCTCTTCAGGAGCTGCCCGACGACGTCCTGCACCATCTCATCACCGGCACGCTGGCCCCACCCGCCGGCTGGTCCCAGGCACTCGACGCGTTCGCCGACCGGCTGGCCGCTCACGGCGCGCGCTTCGCCGAGGCGGTGGAGTTCGTCCGCGCACTCGCGGGGACCGGCCCGCGGCCCCGCACCGGACGGTTCGTGGAGTTCCTGCCGGTGATCGACCATCGCCGTTCCTTCGACAAGCTGCTCTATCCGCCGGAAAAAGCCGCACTCTTCGCGACCAACACACTCGCCGTGGTGCTGTCCGCCCCGGACCGTCACGACGAGTGGGCGACCGCGCTGCGTCAAGCCCGGCGCGACGCCCGACTGTGGGGGGACGTGGCCGAGGAGCGGTACCTGGACGCGCTCCTGGGAGTCCTGGCGGGGCGCTGCGCCTCCCTCCCGGAGAGCAACCCGTACGCACCCTGCCTCGTGGGCGTCCTCAACAAGCTCAGCGACCACATACGGCTCCCCGCCGAGGACCTGGTGGAGCGGGCTGTCGCCGCGCGCGTCGCCGTCCCGGAGGCCGGTGCGCCGCTCCTGGACGAACTCGGCGAGGTGCGGCTGGAGGCCGTACGGCACGGAGCCGACGACGAAACCGCGTTCGCCGACGAGCTGATCGCCCTGGTCGGCGGAGAGCCGCCCGCGGCGCCCTACAGCGGCCCCTACCGCGAACTGCTCGACGCGGCGGCGGCGGCCGTCGCCGACGGACGGCAGATCATGGTCCCCCTGCCGGCCACCATGGCCGACGCGCTCGTCGTGCTGACGGTGACCGCCATGACGCGCAGCCCGAAGGCCCGGGACAGAGCGATCCGAGGGCTGACGGACATGGCCCGCGACGCGCGGCGCGGTGGCCGATTCGACGAGGCCGACCTCCATCACGCGCTGGCCGCCCTGCTCGACGGCCGACCCGTCGACACCGAGATCTACTACGGCCGGGTCGTGGAGATGGCGAGGGATCTCGCCCGGACGCAGGAGCCGACCCCGCCCGCGGACGACCTCCTGCCCGAGGCGGAGGTCCGGCGCCTGGTGGAAGCGACGGTAGGGGCCCTGACGTCGGCCCCGGAGACGCGTGCCCCGCTCGGCGCGGAACTGTCCGCCTACCGGCGCGCTCTCGGGGAGCGAGGACCGGGCTGGGAGACCGAGGCCGCTCTCGCGGACGCGCTCATCGCCGAGTTGACTCCGTCCGGACCCACCGCGCAGGCCGCACTGCCACAAGGCCATCCCTACGCCGCGGCGGTGGCGCGGGTCCGTTCCGATCGCGCCGCGTACGCGCGGATCCGGGCGGCCGGCGGCATTCTCACCCCCGGTGAGCTGCGGGACCTGGTCGAGGAGACGGGGCGGCAGGTCAAGGAGGTCGTCGACTTCACCGCCGAGACCATGTCCGCGGCGATGGAGAACGGCCCGGAGGCCATGGCCGACGGCATGAGCGCACTGAACCTGAGGGTGCTGGAGCAGGCCCGCTGGCAGGACCACCTGCGCAGGCTCCGCCGGGAGTACCGCCGCGAGGCCCGCCACCTGGAGGTCGAACTCTGCGCGGCGCTGATCAGCATCGTCGACCAGCAGCCCTTCCGGATCGACGACGCCGGCCCGTACGCCGGTCCAGTGCGGGAGATGACCGAACGGATCGGGTTCCGGCTCTCGATGCCGCTCGACACTGAGCTGGCGGCCCTCAGTCTCGACGAGGAAAGCCATACGCGGGCGTTCCGGGACACGCTCTCCGGACGCGGCCGCTTCGTCAGTGCACTGCCCTCCCTCATTGGCTCTGTCGTGGCGGCCGCCACTTTCCTGAGCACGGATGCTCCTCGCATGGAACGCGTGCTGGAACGCACGGCGGCCGATCTGCGCGCCCGCGACCAGCTCCCTCTCGAGGACGAGGCCGATCTGCTGAACGCCCTGCTCACCCTGGTCCGCGGTGGCTCGCCCCAGCTGCCGCCAGGGCACACCTACGGGCACGTCCTCGCCCGCACGGTGTAG